A stretch of Gossypium hirsutum isolate 1008001.06 chromosome A06, Gossypium_hirsutum_v2.1, whole genome shotgun sequence DNA encodes these proteins:
- the LOC107962389 gene encoding sodium/hydrogen exchanger 6-like isoform X1, whose translation MDNSTAEKGSPGQEQQAAGVGILLQIMMLVLSFVVGHVLRRHKFYYLPEASASLLIGLIVGGLANISDTERSIRAWFNFHEEFFFLFLLPPIIFQSGFSLSPKPFFSNFGAIVTFAIFGTFIASVVTGVLVYLGGLMYLMYKLPFVECLMFGALISATDPVTVLSIFQELGTDMNLYALVFGESVLNDAMAISLYRTMSVVRSNDPSGQNFFMVIVRFLETFVGSMSAGVGVGFTSALLFKYAGLDIDNLQNLECCLFVLFPYFSYMLAEGLGLSGIVSILFTGIVMKHYTFSNLSENSQRFVSDFFHLISSLAETFIFIYMGFDIAMEKHSWSHVGFIFFSILFIAIARAVNVFSCAYLINLVRPAHRQIPSKHQKALCYSGLRGAMAFALALQSVHDLEEGHGQIIFTATTAIVVLTVLLIGGSTGTMLEALQVVGDGHDAHLGEGFEGNNGYVPTSREEDETTGNKLRMKLKEFHRSAASFSEIDRNYLTPFFTSQNGDSEDEEDDPMPSSRRGVYHGHS comes from the exons ATGGATAATTCAACGGCGGAGAAAGGGAGCCCGGGGCAAGAGCAGCAGGCTGCCGGAGTGGGGATTCTCCTTCAGATTATGATGCTTGTTCTTTCTTTCGTCGTTGGCCATGTTCTTCGCCGCCACAAATTCTACTACCTTCCCGAGGCCAGCGCTTCTTTGCTTATTG GTTTGATTGTTGGTGGACTTGCTAACATCTCCGACACTGAAAGAAGCATCAG GGCGTGGTTCAATTTCCATGAGGAGTTCTTCTTCCTGTTTCTGCTACCTCCAATCATCTT TCAGTCAGGGTTTAGCCTATCACCT AAACCCTTCTTCTCTAACTTTGGAGCCATTGTCACATTTGCTATTTTTGGAACTTTTATAGCTTCAGTTGTTACTGGAGTTTTAGT GTATCTTGGTGGTCTTATGTACCTCATGTACAAACTCCCTTTTGTTGAATGCCTAATGTTTGGTGCTCTTATATCAGCAACCGACCCTGTTACTGTTCTTTCCATATTTCAG GAGCTTGGCACTGATATGAACCTTTATGCTTTGGTCTTTGGGGAATCCGTCTTAAATGATGCT ATGGCAATATCTTTGTACAG AACAATGTCTGTTGTAAGAAGTAATGACCCGTCTGGGCAGAACTTCTTTATGGTGATTGTCAGGTTTCTTGAGACCTTTGTTGGCTCTATGTCTGCAG GGGTTGGAGTTGGATTTACTTCTGCTCTA CTCTTTAAGTATGCTGGACTAGATATTGACAA TCTTCAAAACTTGGAGTGCTGTCTTTTTGTCCTTTTTCCTTACTTTTC GTACATGCTTGCGGAAGGTCTTGGTCTCTCTGGTATTGTCTCAATATTGTTCACAGGAATT gttATGAAGCACTACACATTCTCAAATTTATCAGAAAATTCTCAGCGTTTTGTATCTGACTTTTTTCACTTAATATCATCATTGGCTGAGACATTCAT ATTTATATACATGGGTTTCGATATTGCCATGGAAAAGCACAGCTGGTCGCATGTGGGATTTATCTTTTTCTCAATT TTATTTATTGCAATTGCCAG GGCTGTTAATGTCTTTTCTTGTGCGTATCTGATCAATTTGGTTCGTCCTGCACATCGGCAAATACCTTCGAAGCACCAAAAAGCACTTTGCTACAGTG GACTTCGAGGAGCAATGGCTTTTGCCCTTGCCCTGCAATCTGTTCATGATCTTGAAGAAGGACACGGGCAGATTATATTCACTGCAACAACTGCCATAGTTGTTTTGACG GTGTTGTTAATTGGAGGTTCAACAGGTACAATGCTAGAAGCTCTGCAAGTTGTGGGGGATGGCCATGATGCCCACTTGGGAGAA GGCTTTGAGGGTAATAATGGATATGTTCCTACATCTCGTGAGGAAGATGAAACAACAGGGAATAAGTTAAGGATGAAACTGAAAGAGTTCCACAGAAG TGCGGCATCATTCTCTGAAATAGATAGGAATTACCTCACCCCATTCTTCACGAGCCAGAATGGAGATTCTGAAGATGAGGAGG ATGATCCAATGCCTAGTTCTAGAAGGGGAGTATACCACGGACATAGCTGA
- the LOC107962389 gene encoding sodium/hydrogen exchanger 6-like (The RefSeq protein has 2 substitutions compared to this genomic sequence), with translation MDNSTAEKGSPGQEQQAAGVGILLQIMMLVLSFVVGHVLRRHKFYYLPEASASLLIGLIVGGLANISDTERSIRAWFNFHEEFFFLFLLPPIIFQSGFSLSPKPFFSNFGAIVTFAIFGTFIASVVTGVLVYLGGLMYLMYKLPFVECLMFGALISATDPVTVLSIFQELGTDMNLYALVFGESVLNDAMAISLYRTMSVVRSNDPSGQNFFMVIVRFLETFVGSMSAGVGVGFTSALLFKYAGLDIDNLQNLECCLFVLFPYFSYMLAEGLGLSGIVSILFTGIVMKHYTFSNLSENSQHFVSAFFHLISSLAETFIFIYMGFDIAMEKHSWSHVGFIFFSILFIAIARAVNVFSCAYLINLVRPAHRQIPSKHQKALCYSGLRGAMAFALALQSVHDLEEGHGQIIFTATTAIVVLTVLLIGGSTGTMLEALQVVGDGHDAHLGEGFEGNNGYVPTSREEDETTGNKLRMKLKEFHRSAASFSEIDRNYLTPFFTSQNGDSEDEEDDPMPSSRRGVYHGHS, from the exons ATGGATAATTCAACGGCGGAGAAAGGGAGCCCGGGGCAAGAGCAGCAGGCTGCCGGAGTGGGGATTCTCCTTCAGATTATGATGCTTGTTCTTTCTTTCGTCGTTGGCCATGTTCTTCGCCGCCACAAATTCTACTACCTTCCCGAGGCCAGCGCTTCTTTGCTTATTG GTTTGATTGTTGGTGGACTTGCTAACATCTCCGACACTGAAAGAAGCATCAG GGCGTGGTTCAATTTCCATGAGGAGTTCTTCTTCCTGTTTCTGCTACCTCCAATCATCTT TCAGTCAGGGTTTAGCCTATCACCT AAACCCTTCTTCTCTAACTTTGGAGCCATTGTCACATTTGCTATTTTTGGAACTTTTATAGCTTCAGTTGTTACTGGAGTTTTAGT GTATCTTGGTGGTCTTATGTACCTCATGTACAAACTCCCTTTTGTTGAATGCCTAATGTTTGGTGCTCTTATATCAGCAACCGACCCTGTTACTGTTCTTTCCATATTTCAG GAGCTTGGCACTGATATGAACCTTTATGCTTTGGTCTTTGGGGAATCCGTCTTAAATGATGCT ATGGCAATATCTTTGTACAG AACAATGTCTGTTGTAAGAAGTAATGACCCGTCTGGGCAGAACTTCTTTATGGTGATTGTCAGGTTTCTTGAGACCTTTGTTGGCTCTATGTCTGCAG GGGTTGGAGTTGGATTTACTTCTGCTCTA CTCTTTAAGTATGCTGGACTAGATATTGACAA TCTTCAAAACTTGGAGTGCTGTCTTTTTGTCCTTTTTCCTTACTTTTC GTACATGCTTGCGGAAGGTCTTGGTCTCTCTGGTATTGTCTCAATATTGTTCACAGGAATT gttATGAAGCACTACACATTCTCAAATTTATCAGAAAATTCTCAGCGTTTTGTATCTGACTTTTTTCACTTAATATCATCATTGGCTGAGACATTCAT ATTTATATACATGGGTTTCGATATTGCCATGGAAAAGCACAGCTGGTCGCATGTGGGATTTATCTTTTTCTCAATT TTATTTATTGCAATTGCCAG GGCTGTTAATGTCTTTTCTTGTGCGTATCTGATCAATTTGGTTCGTCCTGCACATCGGCAAATACCTTCGAAGCACCAAAAAGCACTTTGCTACAGTG GACTTCGAGGAGCAATGGCTTTTGCCCTTGCCCTGCAATCTGTTCATGATCTTGAAGAAGGACACGGGCAGATTATATTCACTGCAACAACTGCCATAGTTGTTTTGACG GTGTTGTTAATTGGAGGTTCAACAGGTACAATGCTAGAAGCTCTGCAAGTTGTGGGGGATGGCCATGATGCCCACTTGGGAGAA GGCTTTGAGGGTAATAATGGATATGTTCCTACATCTCGTGAGGAAGATGAAACAACAGGGAATAAGTTAAGGATGAAACTGAAAGAGTTCCACAGAAG TGCGGCATCATTCTCTGAAATAGATAGGAATTACCTCACCCCATTCTTCACGAGCCAGAATGGAGATTCTGAAGATGAGGAGG ATGATCCAATGCCTAGTTCTAGAAGGGGAGTATACCACGGACATAGCTGA
- the LOC121203128 gene encoding histone-lysine N-methyltransferase ASHH3 isoform X2, translating to MPATKKSSDCSHIGYAFNKLMKQIGHPVEFELPDCFNKWKDTPYTVIRRNIYLTKRIKRRLEDDGIFCSCTPSSPGSSVCGRDCHCGMLLSSCSSGCSCGSSCLNKPFQHRPVKKLKLIKTEKCGEGIVADEDIKHGEFVIEYVGEVIDDKTCEERLWNMKHRGETNFYLCEINRDMVIDATYKGNKSRYINHSCCPNTEMQKWIIDGETRIGIFAMRDIKKGEHLTYDYQFVQFGADQDCHCGAAGCRQKLGVKPSKSKMSSDATLKLVACQVAVSSPTLKAVLFGKENGGLPVGTSQHDYNQRQLRFRCCIGEVIKISRPINDSYFGIIKRFDKYSKKHLVMFEDGDVEFLDLSKEDWELITL from the exons ATGCCTGCTACAAAGAAG AGTTCTGATTGCAGTCACATTGGTTATGCATTCAACAAGTTGATGAAGCAAATTGGACATCCGGTTGAGTTTGAACTGCCAGATTGCTTTAATAAGTGGAAAGACACGCCATACACCGTTATAAGGCGCA ACATATATCTCACAAAGAGGATTAAAAGGCGCCTGGAGGATGATGGAATTTTCTGTTCTTGCACACCATCATCACCTGGTTCTTCTGTGTGTGGCAGAGATTGCCACTGTGG GATGCTACTGTCTAGTTGCTCTTCTGGCTGCAGCTGTGGGAGTTCATGCCTCAATAAACCATTCCAACACAGACCTGTCAAAAAACTGAAATTGATTAAG ACCGAGAAATGTGGAGAGGGCATTGTAGCTGATGAAGATATCAAGCATGGAGAGTTTGTAATAGAATATGTCGGGGAAG TTATTGATGACAAAACATGTGAGGAGAGGCTTTGGAACATGAAGCATCGTGGAGAAACCAATTTCTACTTATGTGAAATCAATCGTGATATGGTAATTGATGCCACATACAAGGGGAACAAATCCAGATATATAAACCATAGTTGCTGCCCCAATACTGAGATGCAGAAATG GATAATTGATGGTGAAACAAGGATTGGCATATTTGCAATGCGAGATATAAAAAAGGGGGAGCATCTGACCTATGATTATCA GTTTGTTCAATTTGGTGCAGATCAAGATTGTCACTGTGGTGCCGCTGGCTGCAGGCAAAAACTTGGGGTCAAACCTAGCAAGTCGAAGATGTCATCAGATGCTACATTAAAGCTAGTAGCATGCCAAGTGGCAGTGTCCTCTCCAACATTGAAAGCTGTGCTATTTGGAAAAGAA AATGGAGGTTTGCCTGTCG GAACTTCTCAGCATGATTATAATCAACGACAGTTACGTTTTCGGTGTTGCATTGGTGAAGTGATAAAAATATCTCGTCCAATAAATGATag TTACTTTGGAATTATTAAACGATTTGACAAGTATTCAAAAAAGCACCTG GTCATGTTTGAAGATGGTGATGTTGAATTTCTGGATTTGTCGAAAGAGGATTGGGAGCTTATCACTTTGTAA
- the LOC121203128 gene encoding histone-lysine N-methyltransferase ASHH3 isoform X4: MKQIGHPVEFELPDCFNKWKDTPYTVIRRNIYLTKRIKRRLEDDGIFCSCTPSSPGSSVCGRDCHCGMLLSSCSSGCSCGSSCLNKPFQHRPVKKLKLIKTEKCGEGIVADEDIKHGEFVIEYVGEVIDDKTCEERLWNMKHRGETNFYLCEINRDMVIDATYKGNKSRYINHSCCPNTEMQKWIIDGETRIGIFAMRDIKKGEHLTYDYQFVQFGADQDCHCGAAGCRQKLGVKPSKSKMSSDATLKLVACQVAVSSPTLKAVLFGKENGGLPVGTSQHDYNQRQLRFRCCIGEVIKISRPINDSYFGIIKRFDKYSKKHLVMFEDGDVEFLDLSKEDWELITL, translated from the exons ATGAAGCAAATTGGACATCCGGTTGAGTTTGAACTGCCAGATTGCTTTAATAAGTGGAAAGACACGCCATACACCGTTATAAGGCGCA ACATATATCTCACAAAGAGGATTAAAAGGCGCCTGGAGGATGATGGAATTTTCTGTTCTTGCACACCATCATCACCTGGTTCTTCTGTGTGTGGCAGAGATTGCCACTGTGG GATGCTACTGTCTAGTTGCTCTTCTGGCTGCAGCTGTGGGAGTTCATGCCTCAATAAACCATTCCAACACAGACCTGTCAAAAAACTGAAATTGATTAAG ACCGAGAAATGTGGAGAGGGCATTGTAGCTGATGAAGATATCAAGCATGGAGAGTTTGTAATAGAATATGTCGGGGAAG TTATTGATGACAAAACATGTGAGGAGAGGCTTTGGAACATGAAGCATCGTGGAGAAACCAATTTCTACTTATGTGAAATCAATCGTGATATGGTAATTGATGCCACATACAAGGGGAACAAATCCAGATATATAAACCATAGTTGCTGCCCCAATACTGAGATGCAGAAATG GATAATTGATGGTGAAACAAGGATTGGCATATTTGCAATGCGAGATATAAAAAAGGGGGAGCATCTGACCTATGATTATCA GTTTGTTCAATTTGGTGCAGATCAAGATTGTCACTGTGGTGCCGCTGGCTGCAGGCAAAAACTTGGGGTCAAACCTAGCAAGTCGAAGATGTCATCAGATGCTACATTAAAGCTAGTAGCATGCCAAGTGGCAGTGTCCTCTCCAACATTGAAAGCTGTGCTATTTGGAAAAGAA AATGGAGGTTTGCCTGTCG GAACTTCTCAGCATGATTATAATCAACGACAGTTACGTTTTCGGTGTTGCATTGGTGAAGTGATAAAAATATCTCGTCCAATAAATGATag TTACTTTGGAATTATTAAACGATTTGACAAGTATTCAAAAAAGCACCTG GTCATGTTTGAAGATGGTGATGTTGAATTTCTGGATTTGTCGAAAGAGGATTGGGAGCTTATCACTTTGTAA
- the LOC121203128 gene encoding histone-lysine N-methyltransferase ASHH3 isoform X3: MPATKKSSDCSHIGYAFNKLMKQIGHPVEFELPDCFNKWKDTPYTVIRRNIYLTKRIKRRLEDDGIFCSCTPSSPGSSVCGRDCHCGMLLSSCSSGCSCGSSCLNKPFQHRPVKKLKLIKTEKCGEGIVADEDIKHGEFVIEYVGEVIDDKTCEERLWNMKHRGETNFYLCEINRDMVIDATYKGNKSRYINHSCCPNTEMQKWIIDGETRIGIFAMRDIKKGEHLTYDYQFVQFGADQDCHCGAAGCRQKLGVKPSKSKMSSDATLKLVACQVAVSSPTLKAVLFGKENGGLPVGTSQHDYNQRQLRFRCCIGEVIKISRPINDSGITHLIRTYLFIHGAMTSGIFSQIAYVGSIFLGA, translated from the exons ATGCCTGCTACAAAGAAG AGTTCTGATTGCAGTCACATTGGTTATGCATTCAACAAGTTGATGAAGCAAATTGGACATCCGGTTGAGTTTGAACTGCCAGATTGCTTTAATAAGTGGAAAGACACGCCATACACCGTTATAAGGCGCA ACATATATCTCACAAAGAGGATTAAAAGGCGCCTGGAGGATGATGGAATTTTCTGTTCTTGCACACCATCATCACCTGGTTCTTCTGTGTGTGGCAGAGATTGCCACTGTGG GATGCTACTGTCTAGTTGCTCTTCTGGCTGCAGCTGTGGGAGTTCATGCCTCAATAAACCATTCCAACACAGACCTGTCAAAAAACTGAAATTGATTAAG ACCGAGAAATGTGGAGAGGGCATTGTAGCTGATGAAGATATCAAGCATGGAGAGTTTGTAATAGAATATGTCGGGGAAG TTATTGATGACAAAACATGTGAGGAGAGGCTTTGGAACATGAAGCATCGTGGAGAAACCAATTTCTACTTATGTGAAATCAATCGTGATATGGTAATTGATGCCACATACAAGGGGAACAAATCCAGATATATAAACCATAGTTGCTGCCCCAATACTGAGATGCAGAAATG GATAATTGATGGTGAAACAAGGATTGGCATATTTGCAATGCGAGATATAAAAAAGGGGGAGCATCTGACCTATGATTATCA GTTTGTTCAATTTGGTGCAGATCAAGATTGTCACTGTGGTGCCGCTGGCTGCAGGCAAAAACTTGGGGTCAAACCTAGCAAGTCGAAGATGTCATCAGATGCTACATTAAAGCTAGTAGCATGCCAAGTGGCAGTGTCCTCTCCAACATTGAAAGCTGTGCTATTTGGAAAAGAA AATGGAGGTTTGCCTGTCG GAACTTCTCAGCATGATTATAATCAACGACAGTTACGTTTTCGGTGTTGCATTGGTGAAGTGATAAAAATATCTCGTCCAATAAATGATag TGGAATAACACATTTGATTCGCACTTATCTTTTCATCCATGGTGCCATGACCAGTGGAATTTTCTCCCAGATAGCATATGTTGGGTCCATCTTCTTGGGAGCTTAA
- the LOC121203128 gene encoding histone-lysine N-methyltransferase ASHH3 isoform X5, with translation MPATKKSSDCSHIGYAFNKLMKQIGHPVEFELPDCFNKWKDTPYTVIRRNIYLTKRIKRRLEDDGIFCSCTPSSPGSSVCGRDCHCGMLLSSCSSGCSCGSSCLNKPFQHRPVKKLKLIKTEKCGEGIVADEDIKHGEFVIEYVGEVIDDKTCEERLWNMKHRGETNFYLCEINRDMVIDATYKGNKSRYINHSCCPNTEMQKWIIDGETRIGIFAMRDIKKGEHLTYDYQFVQFGADQDCHCGAAGCRQKLGVKPSKSKMSSDATLKLVACQVAVSSPTLKAVLFGKETLAKT, from the exons ATGCCTGCTACAAAGAAG AGTTCTGATTGCAGTCACATTGGTTATGCATTCAACAAGTTGATGAAGCAAATTGGACATCCGGTTGAGTTTGAACTGCCAGATTGCTTTAATAAGTGGAAAGACACGCCATACACCGTTATAAGGCGCA ACATATATCTCACAAAGAGGATTAAAAGGCGCCTGGAGGATGATGGAATTTTCTGTTCTTGCACACCATCATCACCTGGTTCTTCTGTGTGTGGCAGAGATTGCCACTGTGG GATGCTACTGTCTAGTTGCTCTTCTGGCTGCAGCTGTGGGAGTTCATGCCTCAATAAACCATTCCAACACAGACCTGTCAAAAAACTGAAATTGATTAAG ACCGAGAAATGTGGAGAGGGCATTGTAGCTGATGAAGATATCAAGCATGGAGAGTTTGTAATAGAATATGTCGGGGAAG TTATTGATGACAAAACATGTGAGGAGAGGCTTTGGAACATGAAGCATCGTGGAGAAACCAATTTCTACTTATGTGAAATCAATCGTGATATGGTAATTGATGCCACATACAAGGGGAACAAATCCAGATATATAAACCATAGTTGCTGCCCCAATACTGAGATGCAGAAATG GATAATTGATGGTGAAACAAGGATTGGCATATTTGCAATGCGAGATATAAAAAAGGGGGAGCATCTGACCTATGATTATCA GTTTGTTCAATTTGGTGCAGATCAAGATTGTCACTGTGGTGCCGCTGGCTGCAGGCAAAAACTTGGGGTCAAACCTAGCAAGTCGAAGATGTCATCAGATGCTACATTAAAGCTAGTAGCATGCCAAGTGGCAGTGTCCTCTCCAACATTGAAAGCTGTGCTATTTGGAAAAGAA ACTTTGGCAAAAACTTGA
- the LOC107918516 gene encoding uncharacterized protein, whose amino-acid sequence MKKMSSDDPNQPGLVITVTESIRSFLLSASNDHRLSKELRELALTLSSAANAPYKQIRSIWMESAFDSRPGLIPLFSGSNFVFTSPKPREKSEELKERLRKLKELAERKEYQELVKDITPKKDLTEPFSTYKDQIGFGLHVALTMFTGYLVGYFAFRALFNHSPIMNSAGGILGLVFGMLLETFLFIIRTSEPNLKSPSSTSRLKKNQ is encoded by the exons atgaaaaaaatgagcTCCGATGATCCGAACCAACCCGGTCTCGTGATAACTGTGACCGAATCCATTCGCTCGTTTCTTCTCTCAGCCTCCAATGACCATCGTCTCTCTAAAGAACTCCGAGAACTCGCTCTCACTCTTTCCTCAGCAGCCAATGCTCCGTACAAGCAGATCCGAAGCATATGGATGGAATCAGCTTTTGACTCCAGGCCCGGATTGATTCCTCTCTTCTCcggatctaatttcgttttcacCAGTCCTAAACCCAGAGAGAAG AGCGAAGAATTGAAGGAGAGGTTAAGGAAGCTTAAAGAACTAGCAGAGAGGAAAGAGTATCAAGAGCTTGTTAAAGATATCACGCCGAAGAAGGATCTCACTGAACCTTTCTCTACTTATAAGGATCAAATTGGCTTTG GTTTACATGTTGCTCTGACAATGTTTACTGGGTATTTGGTTGGTTATTTTGCATTCAGAGCGTTGTTTAACCACAGTCCTATTATG AATTCTGCTGGAGGTATTCTTGGATTGGTGTTTGGCATGCTTCTTGAAACATTTTTGTTCATTATTAGGACTTCAGAGCCTAACCTTAAATCGCCGTCCTCAACTTCGAGATTGAAGAAAAATCAATAG